A part of candidate division WOR-1 bacterium RIFOXYB2_FULL_36_35 genomic DNA contains:
- a CDS encoding nicotinate-nucleotide diphosphorylase (carboxylating): MNKSIKSLIEMALLEDIGSRDITTDAIIDKRKPASAIILVKEDGLLAGTSLVKGVFDVLDKKIKVSFKVKDGNKVSDGEVIAEITGPAHSILKGERLALNFLQRLSGIATLTSKFVVAVTGTNVKILDTRKTTPLWRQAEKEAVLAGGGQNHRFGLYDAVLIKDNHIKFAGGIEPAIKLLRKKAKKIEVEAQNINEVKTAIKLGVDRILLDNMDKRTLMEAVKLCKNAGIETEASGGVNLKNIKFIAKTGVDYISVGALTHSAKALDISLKFV, from the coding sequence ATGAACAAGTCAATAAAATCGTTAATAGAGATGGCTCTTCTTGAAGATATTGGATCGCGAGATATTACTACCGATGCCATTATTGATAAAAGAAAACCTGCTTCGGCAATCATATTGGTCAAGGAAGACGGGCTTCTCGCAGGGACATCTTTGGTGAAGGGGGTTTTTGATGTTTTGGATAAAAAGATCAAAGTCTCTTTTAAGGTAAAAGATGGTAATAAAGTAAGCGATGGGGAAGTTATCGCGGAAATAACAGGCCCCGCCCATTCCATATTAAAAGGAGAGAGACTGGCCCTTAATTTTCTTCAAAGATTATCAGGGATTGCTACGCTAACCTCAAAATTTGTTGTGGCTGTGACGGGGACAAATGTAAAGATTCTAGATACTCGCAAGACCACCCCTCTTTGGCGACAGGCTGAAAAAGAGGCTGTTTTGGCGGGCGGAGGACAAAATCACCGTTTTGGATTGTATGATGCGGTTTTAATAAAAGACAATCATATAAAATTTGCGGGGGGGATAGAACCTGCAATTAAGCTTTTAAGGAAAAAGGCCAAAAAGATTGAAGTAGAGGCTCAAAATATAAACGAAGTTAAAACGGCGATAAAGCTTGGTGTAGATAGGATCCTTTTGGATAATATGGACAAAAGAACCCTTATGGAAGCGGTTAAACTTTGTAAAAACGCAGGGATTGAAACAGAGGCGTCGGGCGGCGTGAACCTGAAAAATATAAAATTTATCGCAAAGACAGGAGTTGATTATATATCTGTTGGAGCTCTTACCCATTCTGCGAAAGCGCTTGATATCAGTCTGAAATTTGTTTAA